One Stigmatella aurantiaca genomic region harbors:
- a CDS encoding glycosyltransferase family 2 protein → MGARTLIILLAYNEEASIAATVRELRGQLPAVDVLVVDDGSRDATAARAREAGAGVVRHPFNLGVAAGESTGLLYALRQGYARALRMDGDGQHDPQSVPLLLKALDEGAELVVGSRFAGVASFQSTWLRRLGSRFIAHLLSSLCRQRITDPTSGFRGFGPRAMRLFSTRFPHDYPEPESVLMASRQHLPIVEVPVRMRSRRAGLSSLTPWRSVFYMAKVSFALLLERFRTV, encoded by the coding sequence ATGGGAGCCAGGACCCTCATCATCCTGCTGGCCTACAACGAAGAGGCCAGCATCGCCGCCACCGTGCGAGAGCTTCGCGGCCAGCTTCCCGCCGTGGACGTGCTGGTGGTCGATGATGGCTCCCGGGATGCGACGGCGGCGCGGGCTCGCGAGGCCGGCGCGGGGGTGGTGCGCCATCCCTTCAACCTGGGCGTTGCCGCGGGCGAGTCCACGGGCCTGCTGTACGCGCTGCGCCAGGGCTATGCGCGCGCGCTGCGGATGGATGGGGATGGGCAGCATGATCCGCAGAGCGTTCCCCTGCTGCTGAAGGCGCTCGACGAGGGCGCGGAGCTGGTGGTGGGCAGCCGCTTCGCCGGGGTGGCCAGCTTCCAGTCCACATGGCTGCGCCGCCTGGGCAGCCGGTTCATCGCCCACCTGCTCTCGTCGCTGTGCCGGCAGCGCATCACGGATCCGACCTCCGGCTTCCGTGGCTTCGGGCCCCGGGCCATGCGCCTGTTCTCGACGCGCTTTCCCCACGACTACCCGGAGCCCGAGAGCGTGCTGATGGCCTCGCGGCAGCACCTGCCCATCGTGGAGGTGCCCGTGCGGATGCGCTCCCGGCGCGCGGGGCTGAGCTCGCTCACCCCCTGGCGCTCGGTCTTCTACATGGCCAAGGTGTCCTTCGCGCTCCTGCTGGAGCGGTTCCGGACGGTCTGA
- a CDS encoding DUF2304 domain-containing protein — translation MSRSSIIVLAVSALFGLAVLLSARRRRTPERHTFSWLLVSVFTAALAIWRGAIDAIAAAMGIYYAPSALFFLVCLVLLWLLFRLSLQVAEQRSQIQRLAQELAVLTAQREPQSPAGATASEDPGPPVR, via the coding sequence ATGAGCCGCTCCAGCATCATCGTCCTGGCGGTCTCGGCCCTCTTCGGCCTGGCGGTGCTCCTCTCGGCGCGCCGCAGGCGGACCCCGGAGCGCCACACCTTCAGCTGGTTGCTGGTCTCCGTCTTCACCGCCGCGCTGGCGATCTGGCGCGGTGCCATCGACGCGATCGCCGCGGCGATGGGCATCTATTACGCGCCCTCGGCGCTCTTCTTCCTGGTCTGCCTCGTGCTGCTGTGGCTGCTGTTCCGGCTGAGCCTTCAGGTGGCCGAGCAGCGCAGTCAGATTCAGCGCCTGGCGCAGGAGCTCGCCGTGCTGACGGCGCAGCGTGAGCCCCAGTCGCCCGCCGGGGCGACGGCCTCCGAGGACCCCGGGCCCCCGGTCCGCTGA
- a CDS encoding DUF1206 domain-containing protein: protein MATLQMGHGPSMDRLEQAGHTVGGWVARYARFGYAARGVVYATIGVLAVKLALGSGGKATDTKGALVTLAEQPFGIVLMSLLAAGLVAFAAWRFVQAILDPEQKGRDGKGLVTRAGYFGSGILHVTLALSAVHLVTGAGAQKGRGTQGWTAELLSQPFGAALVALVGAGVMAFAIAQFRNAYTAKFREKLSLGRMTPTHREWAIRVSRFGLAARGVVFTLIGGFLLLAALRSNPSEAKGLDESLAVLADQPFGAVLLGIVALGLVAYAAYLFLQARYRRIVAP from the coding sequence ATGGCGACACTGCAGATGGGCCATGGGCCCAGCATGGATCGGCTGGAGCAGGCAGGACACACGGTGGGCGGCTGGGTGGCGCGCTACGCCCGGTTCGGCTACGCGGCCCGGGGCGTGGTGTACGCCACCATCGGGGTGCTCGCGGTGAAGCTGGCGCTGGGCTCCGGCGGCAAGGCCACGGACACGAAGGGCGCGCTCGTCACCCTGGCAGAGCAGCCCTTCGGCATCGTGCTGATGTCGCTCCTGGCCGCGGGCCTCGTCGCCTTCGCCGCCTGGCGCTTCGTCCAGGCGATCCTGGATCCCGAGCAGAAGGGCCGCGACGGCAAGGGGCTCGTCACCCGCGCGGGCTACTTCGGCAGTGGCATCCTGCACGTCACGCTCGCCCTCTCCGCGGTCCACCTGGTGACGGGCGCCGGGGCCCAGAAGGGACGTGGCACGCAGGGGTGGACGGCGGAGCTGCTCTCCCAGCCCTTCGGGGCCGCGCTGGTCGCGCTGGTGGGCGCGGGTGTGATGGCCTTCGCGATCGCCCAGTTCCGCAACGCGTACACGGCGAAGTTCCGCGAGAAGCTCTCCCTGGGACGCATGACGCCCACCCACCGCGAGTGGGCCATCCGGGTGAGCCGCTTCGGGCTCGCGGCGCGCGGCGTCGTCTTCACCCTCATCGGCGGCTTCCTCCTGCTCGCCGCCCTCCGGTCCAACCCCAGCGAGGCCAAGGGGCTGGATGAGTCCCTGGCCGTCCTCGCGGACCAGCCGTTCGGCGCGGTGCTGCTGGGCATCGTCGCCCTGGGGCTGGTGGCCTATGCGGCCTACCTCTTCCTCCAGGCGCGCTACCGCCGCATCGTCGCGCCCTGA